In Paraburkholderia terrae, the DNA window CATGCCGGGCACGAGTTCCGTGCTCACGATATCGCCGAGCAAGCGGTGCATCATCGCGGGCAGGCGTTGCGCGAGTTCAGGCTCGGCGGGGGCTGGCCGCTCGTGTAGCGCGCGTTCGATTGCGTGCGGCCACGTAGTGCGGTCGGAGAAATCCGCGAGTTCGAACATGCGGTGCAGACACTCGCCTGCCGCCGGGCCGCGAGGAAATGTGAGGATGTCGTCGGGCGCGAGTTCGACGGGCGCTGTGACCACATCGAAAACGGGCGCGTGCGGTTCGCCCGTCGCGATGTCCGCCAGTTCGTCGTGATCCGGACGCGCTTCTTCGCTGACCGCCGACGCATCGTCGGTACGCGAACCCGCCGCGATCAGCGAGCTGAAGCTCGCCATCCGCCATGTGTCGCGCAATGCGCGCTGGTTCATTCGCGCGCGCATGCGAGCACCACTGTCGGCCAGGCTTTCCAGCGGCACCCGACGCGTAACGGACGGCAGATCCGCGATGGCCACGGGATCTCCTGCTAGCGCTTCCCAATGCTGATAGACCGAGTCGTCATCGAGCGGCTTTGCGAGCCATTCGTCGAAATCGCGCGCTTTGCCCGCAACGAGCCAGTTCAACACGCTGCGCGCCGATTCCTTCGTCGATCTCGACGCCAGATAAGCGCCCGCCACCAGGTAACAGCGATACACGGCCCGAGTCAGCGCGACATAGATCAACCGCGCGCGCTCGGCCGCCTGTTCGCGCATCGCCTGGCGGTTTGCGTAATCCGCCTGCTCGTCGTCGCTGCCGTAGTGAAGCACGGCCGAACCGTCGTCATCGTGATATTCGAGCGCGTCGGGCAGGACAGTCGCATACGGCTCGCGCAGGCGGCCGTCGTTGAGGAACGGACAGAACACGACCGCGTATTCGAGACCCTTTGACTTGTGAACGGTGACGATCTGCACGAGGTTGCGGTCCGACTCGAGCCGCAGTTGCGCTTCTTCGCCGCCCCGCCCGCTTTCCGCGCGTTGCGCGGCCAGCCAGCGCAAGGTCGGCGCGATGCCCGGCTGCGTCGCGGCGCGCGCCTGCACGAGTTCGGCCAGATGGTTGACGTTGGTCAGGCGCCGCTCGCCTTCCGCGCCTTCTACGAGGCGCTGCGCAACGCGCAGTTCGCGCATTAGCGTGCGCCACATGACGGCGAAGCCGCGCTCGTGCCACAGCATCCGGTAACGCGAGAAGCGCTCGACCCAACTCATTGCATCGACAGAGTGCGCGGCGTCGCCCGATATGGACGAAGCGTCGTCGACCTGTTCGAGCCGCCACAGCGTGGCGGCATCGAGACCGAACCAGTCGGTCGCGAGCGCCGCGCGCAGGCGGCGCAAGTCGCCCGGCGTATCGACGGCGGCCAGCACGCGCTCGATCTGCTCGGCGTCGAGCGATTCGAACACGGATGCCTGCGCCAGCTCGACGCTGCCCACGCCCCACGCGGACAACACGCGCTTGATCAGACTGCCCTGCTTGTGCGTCTGCACGAGCACGGCGATGTTGCCGGGCGCGAGCGGCTTGTCGCCGATCATCACGCTGCCGTCGCGCGCGCCGCGCAACAAGCGCACGATCTCCACCGCGCACGCCTCGCTCGCCGCACGCTGCGCGTCGCGCTTGGTCAGCACCGCGTCACCTTGCGGCAGCGTCCACACGCGGAAGTCGCCGTCAGTCGCGCCGTCGCGGTCGATGAACGGTGGTCGCTGCCGCTCGCCTGCCCGCACAGGTTGATAGTCAAGCCCTTCGAGCACGAATGCCCGTGCGTTCGCTTCGAATATGCGGTTGCATGCGTCGACGATGGGTGCCGTCGAACGCTGATTGACGGCGAGCGTATAACGCGCCGACGCCTGTGCGCGCGCCGCGAGATACGTATGCAGATCGGCCGCGCGGAAACTGTAGATAGCCTGCTTCGGATCGCCGACGAGAAAGAGCGGACCCTTCGGCGCGAAGATGCGATTGAAAATCGCGAACTGCAGCGGGTCGGTATCCTGGAACTCGTCGATCAGCGCAGCGGGATAGCGCTTGCGCAACGCGTCCGCGAGCCATACGTGGCTGGCAAGCGCGCGATACAGGTTCGAGAGCAGATCGTCGAACGACACGACGCGGCGCGTGCGCTTTCTTGCCGTCAGTTCGTGCGGCGCGTAGTCGAGCCACTTCTGCACGAGACCTAGCCAGCGCGCGCGCTGCGCGGCTTCCGCCGCGAGCGAGGCGGCGGCGAGCTCGTCGGCTGCAATGAAGAACGCATGCGCGGGCGGCTCGAAATTCTTCTTCGTGCCTTTCGTCAACGCGCTGGCCGTCAGTTTCAGCGCAACTTTGGGCGGCGGCGCGTGACAGTCGTCCTGTGCGAAATAGTCGCTCCACGCGCTGATCGCAGCGCTCACCGTTTCGGCTTTGTGCGAGGTCTTGCTCAGACGCTCCTGCACCTGTTCGAGCAGACGCACGATGTTGTCGCGCTCGGCATGCCACATCTCACAGGCTTCGTCGAAGCGCGCCTGCATGTCGTTCGGCGCACCTTCGGCTCCGCCGACATCGCCCCAGCGCAACTGCGCAAGCGGCTTCTTCAGCCGCCGCGCAAGCTGTTCATCGAGCGACGCGGGACCCGCGCCCTTCTCGACCAGCCACGCCGCGAACGACCGATGCGCCCCCGCAACGGGTTCGACCTGCTCGCGCCAGAAGTCCGCGGCCAGCTCGAAACGCAACGCGGCATCGTCCGCTTCCATCTCGAACGCGAACGGCATCGCGGCGGCAAACGGCGCTTCCTGCAACGCGCGCTGACAGAACGCGTGGATCGTGTGGATGGCTGCCTGATCGAACGTGCGCAACGCGCGGCGCACCGTCTTCGCGGCCGCCTCGAGGTCGATGCCGCGTTCTTCGGAAAGCGTCGTTTCGAACAGCCGGACGATGAACGGATCGCCGCCATCGTCGCCCGTTTCGATCGCTCGCTGAACTTCGGCAAGACGCCCGCGTATGCGCTCATGCAGCTCGGCCGTCGCGGCTTTCGTAAATGTCACGACGAGAATCTGATCGGCGCTCAGATTCTTCTCCAGCAACAGCCGCACATAGAGCGCGCAGATGTTCCATGTCTTGCCCGTTCCCGCCGATGCCTCGATTTGGTTGACACCATCGAGATCGCACGCGAACACGTCGAGTTCCTGCGCCGCGGGCGCATGCATCCATGCCGTGCCGCTCATGATGCGCTCCTCAGATGCGCGACCAGCGGCTTGAAAACGATCGCGGCCAGTGTGCCGAATGGCTCGTCGAGCGTCAGCGACGCGCCGCGAAACGCGATGCGCAACGCAGCGTCATCGGACTCGCCCCGCACGCGGTCGCTGATCCACGCGCCTTGCGCGGCGGAATCGCCGTCACTGATTTTCGCCCATGCGC includes these proteins:
- the recB gene encoding exodeoxyribonuclease V subunit beta; this translates as MSGTAWMHAPAAQELDVFACDLDGVNQIEASAGTGKTWNICALYVRLLLEKNLSADQILVVTFTKAATAELHERIRGRLAEVQRAIETGDDGGDPFIVRLFETTLSEERGIDLEAAAKTVRRALRTFDQAAIHTIHAFCQRALQEAPFAAAMPFAFEMEADDAALRFELAADFWREQVEPVAGAHRSFAAWLVEKGAGPASLDEQLARRLKKPLAQLRWGDVGGAEGAPNDMQARFDEACEMWHAERDNIVRLLEQVQERLSKTSHKAETVSAAISAWSDYFAQDDCHAPPPKVALKLTASALTKGTKKNFEPPAHAFFIAADELAAASLAAEAAQRARWLGLVQKWLDYAPHELTARKRTRRVVSFDDLLSNLYRALASHVWLADALRKRYPAALIDEFQDTDPLQFAIFNRIFAPKGPLFLVGDPKQAIYSFRAADLHTYLAARAQASARYTLAVNQRSTAPIVDACNRIFEANARAFVLEGLDYQPVRAGERQRPPFIDRDGATDGDFRVWTLPQGDAVLTKRDAQRAASEACAVEIVRLLRGARDGSVMIGDKPLAPGNIAVLVQTHKQGSLIKRVLSAWGVGSVELAQASVFESLDAEQIERVLAAVDTPGDLRRLRAALATDWFGLDAATLWRLEQVDDASSISGDAAHSVDAMSWVERFSRYRMLWHERGFAVMWRTLMRELRVAQRLVEGAEGERRLTNVNHLAELVQARAATQPGIAPTLRWLAAQRAESGRGGEEAQLRLESDRNLVQIVTVHKSKGLEYAVVFCPFLNDGRLREPYATVLPDALEYHDDDGSAVLHYGSDDEQADYANRQAMREQAAERARLIYVALTRAVYRCYLVAGAYLASRSTKESARSVLNWLVAGKARDFDEWLAKPLDDDSVYQHWEALAGDPVAIADLPSVTRRVPLESLADSGARMRARMNQRALRDTWRMASFSSLIAAGSRTDDASAVSEEARPDHDELADIATGEPHAPVFDVVTAPVELAPDDILTFPRGPAAGECLHRMFELADFSDRTTWPHAIERALHERPAPAEPELAQRLPAMMHRLLGDIVSTELVPGMTLAALDPKRRLNEMEFLFSAASLDFPALRALLAAHGFPDVVLEPGALRGYVKGFIDMIVEHDGRFWVIDWKSNHLGDTPDDYTAAPLDEAMASHAYHLQALLYVVALHRYLRLRLADYDYDRHIGGYLYLFVRGVRPDWRQGEHAAGVHARRPDYALVVALDALMDGGAQ